A genome region from Arthrobacter sp. SLBN-100 includes the following:
- the dnaJ gene encoding molecular chaperone DnaJ — MSSHYEVLGVSPDATGEEIKKAYRKLARTLHPDVNPGEDVADRFKAVTHAYEVLSDPQKRRVYDTTGNENGTDNGFGGGAYAGQGFAFQDIFDTFFGAGGSSGPASRVRRGQDALISVRIELRDAVFGVNKKLEVDTAVVCPTCEGSCCRPGTHPERCDICGGSGQVQRAVRSILGQVMTAAPCGTCEGFGTVIKDPCNECSGQGRIRSRRSLTIKVPAGVATGTRIQLSGQGEAGPAGGPAGDLYVEIRVNNDATYVREGDDLHATLNIPMTAAALGTDVTLETFDGPQDIDVKAGTQSGEIITLRGLGVTHLRGYGRGDLKVHLQVETPAKLDPAQEDLLRQLAKLRGEQITEGKLAASGGMFAKLRDRFGNL, encoded by the coding sequence TTGAGCAGCCACTACGAAGTCCTTGGAGTCTCACCGGACGCTACCGGAGAAGAGATTAAGAAGGCCTACCGCAAGCTGGCCCGCACCCTTCACCCGGACGTTAATCCCGGTGAGGACGTTGCAGACCGGTTCAAGGCCGTGACCCACGCCTACGAAGTTCTCTCTGATCCCCAGAAGCGCCGGGTGTATGACACCACCGGCAACGAGAACGGCACGGACAACGGCTTCGGCGGCGGGGCCTACGCGGGCCAGGGCTTCGCGTTCCAGGACATCTTCGATACGTTCTTCGGTGCCGGCGGTTCCTCCGGCCCCGCATCGCGTGTCCGCCGCGGCCAGGACGCACTCATCAGCGTCCGGATCGAACTACGCGACGCCGTGTTCGGCGTCAACAAGAAGCTTGAAGTGGATACGGCAGTGGTCTGCCCCACCTGCGAAGGCTCGTGCTGCCGGCCCGGCACGCATCCGGAGCGGTGCGACATCTGCGGCGGCAGCGGCCAGGTCCAGCGCGCGGTCCGGTCCATCCTGGGCCAGGTCATGACGGCCGCCCCGTGCGGCACCTGCGAAGGTTTCGGCACCGTCATCAAGGACCCCTGCAACGAGTGCAGCGGACAGGGCCGCATCCGCAGCCGGCGTTCGCTCACCATTAAGGTTCCCGCAGGCGTCGCCACCGGCACCCGCATCCAGCTCTCCGGCCAGGGCGAGGCCGGTCCTGCCGGCGGCCCCGCCGGTGACTTGTACGTTGAAATCCGCGTCAACAACGACGCCACCTATGTCCGGGAAGGCGACGACCTGCACGCCACCCTGAATATTCCCATGACGGCAGCTGCACTGGGAACCGACGTCACGCTGGAAACCTTTGACGGGCCCCAGGACATCGATGTGAAGGCAGGAACCCAGTCCGGCGAAATCATCACCTTGCGCGGGCTGGGGGTGACCCACCTGCGCGGTTACGGCCGCGGCGACCTGAAGGTCCATCTGCAGGTGGAGACTCCGGCGAAGCTGGACCCGGCGCAGGAGGACCTCCTCCGTCAGCTCGCCAAGCTGCGCGGCGAGCAGATCACGGAGGGCAAGCTTGCTGCCAGCGGCGGCATGTTCGCCAAGCTCCGGGACCGGTTCGGTAACCTGTAG
- the hrcA gene encoding heat-inducible transcriptional repressor HrcA: protein MSEPRKLEVLRAIVEDYVHSREPVGSKALVERHHLGVSSATIRNDMAALEDEGLITAPHTSAGRIPTDKGYRLFVDQISAVKPLSQAERRAIQSLLEGADDLDDVLDRTVRLLSQLTNQVAVVQYPHVNRAVVRHIEFVLLAPRKVLVVLIANSGKVEQRVIDVGQDLGDDVLATLRARFLGSLGGTALAQLAQSLPAVVSGVAPAQRQAAQALAHGLEALAHSSREDRMVMAGTANLARSNVDFPLSIGPVLEALEEQVVMLRLLSEMAQDHRGVAVSIGRENPYDGLAEASVVATGYGPDSAAKIGVLGPTRMDYPTTMAAVRAVARYLSRILGP from the coding sequence GTGAGCGAGCCGCGGAAGCTGGAAGTACTGCGGGCCATCGTGGAGGACTACGTCCACTCCCGCGAGCCCGTCGGGTCCAAGGCCCTGGTGGAACGGCACCATCTTGGTGTCTCCAGCGCCACCATTCGCAACGACATGGCCGCGCTCGAGGACGAAGGGCTGATCACGGCTCCCCACACCAGCGCAGGCCGTATTCCCACGGACAAGGGCTACCGGCTCTTCGTGGACCAGATTTCCGCGGTGAAGCCGCTGTCCCAGGCCGAACGGCGGGCCATCCAGTCCCTGCTGGAAGGCGCCGACGATCTCGACGACGTCCTGGACCGCACGGTCAGGCTGCTGTCCCAACTGACAAACCAGGTGGCAGTCGTCCAGTACCCGCACGTCAACCGCGCAGTGGTCCGGCACATCGAATTTGTCCTCCTTGCACCACGGAAGGTGCTGGTGGTGCTGATCGCCAACAGCGGCAAGGTGGAGCAGCGGGTCATTGACGTGGGGCAGGACCTGGGCGACGACGTCCTCGCCACGCTGCGCGCCCGTTTCCTGGGATCCCTCGGCGGAACGGCACTGGCCCAGCTGGCGCAGTCGCTGCCGGCCGTGGTATCCGGCGTCGCTCCCGCACAGCGGCAGGCGGCACAGGCGTTGGCGCATGGATTGGAAGCCCTGGCCCACAGCAGCCGGGAGGACCGCATGGTAATGGCCGGGACAGCAAACCTTGCCCGGTCCAATGTCGATTTTCCGCTCAGCATCGGCCCTGTGCTGGAAGCGCTCGAGGAACAGGTGGTGATGCTGCGGCTCCTGAGCGAGATGGCACAGGACCACCGCGGGGTGGCCGTCAGCATCGGCCGCGAGAACCCCTACGACGGACTGGCGGAGGCCTCGGTAGTCGCCACGGGGTATGGGCCGGACAGCGCCGCGAAGATCGGCGTGCTGGGACCCACAAGGATGGACTATCCCACCACAATGGCAGCGGTCAGGGCCGTTGCCCGGTACCTGTCACGCATTTTGGGACCCTGA
- a CDS encoding DUF3097 domain-containing protein, translated as MQYQNWGAQDLTAPARTQLPEVPVERGMVLEEVQSGWVGAVTRVEKSGGMHVVALEDRRGKSRSFRLGFGFLLEGQAIRLMPPAPKQARGSGPAAGRTASGSVRVAGQRAQVAKASRIWVEGKHDAELVEKVWGDDLRVEGIVVEPLHGIDDLAAAVADFKPGPGRRLGVLVDHLVPDSKESRIADAVMASPGAAGNVLIVGHPYVDVWQAIRPAVLGIGKWPEVPRGQDWKTGILKAFGWPHATKEDIGLGWQKLLGAVRTYADLEASLLGRVEEVIDFLTVP; from the coding sequence ATGCAATACCAGAACTGGGGAGCCCAGGACCTGACCGCGCCCGCCCGGACGCAACTGCCTGAAGTGCCGGTGGAGCGGGGAATGGTGCTGGAGGAGGTCCAGTCCGGCTGGGTGGGCGCAGTGACCCGGGTGGAAAAATCGGGCGGCATGCATGTGGTGGCGCTGGAGGACCGCAGGGGCAAGTCCCGGTCCTTCCGGCTGGGCTTTGGTTTCCTCCTGGAAGGCCAGGCAATCCGGCTTATGCCGCCCGCTCCCAAGCAGGCCCGGGGCAGTGGCCCGGCCGCCGGGAGGACAGCCTCAGGTTCGGTCCGGGTGGCTGGGCAACGGGCACAGGTGGCCAAGGCGAGCCGCATCTGGGTGGAGGGAAAGCACGACGCCGAACTGGTGGAGAAGGTGTGGGGTGACGACCTCCGGGTGGAGGGCATCGTCGTCGAACCCCTGCACGGCATTGATGACCTCGCGGCGGCCGTTGCCGATTTCAAGCCCGGTCCCGGGCGGCGCCTCGGAGTGCTGGTGGACCATCTGGTGCCCGACTCCAAGGAGTCGCGCATTGCCGACGCCGTGATGGCCTCCCCCGGCGCTGCCGGCAACGTCCTCATTGTCGGCCACCCCTATGTTGACGTCTGGCAGGCGATCCGTCCGGCCGTCCTGGGCATCGGGAAGTGGCCTGAAGTGCCCCGCGGGCAGGACTGGAAGACCGGCATCCTCAAAGCGTTCGGCTGGCCGCACGCCACGAAGGAAGACATCGGGCTGGGCTGGCAGAAACTGCTGGGCGCCGTGCGCACTTACGCGGACCTGGAGGCGTCGCTCCTGGGCAGGGTGGAGGAAGTGATCGATTTCCTCACCGTCCCCTAG
- the hemW gene encoding radical SAM family heme chaperone HemW, protein MPSTLPLGDPAPSDGLLPAQAVHGSADRAFGLYVHIPFCAVRCGYCDFNTYTATELGDGASQDAYAGTAASEVTMAAKVLSASGLPPRKLSTVFFGGGTPTLLPADDLALILRRAIDQWGINDGAEVTTEANPDSVTPESLAVLKEAGFTRVSFGMQSAVPHVLKVLDRTHTPSRVPQVVRWAREAGLAVSLDLIYGTPGESLADWRHSLETALSYEPDHISAYALIVEDGTKLAAQIRRGEVPGIDDDDHADKYELADQLITEAGLGWYEVSNWARTPEQACRHNLAYWRGDDWWGIGPGAHSHVGGVRWWNVKHPTAYAGRLAQGLSPAAGRETLDPETRNVERVMLEARLQSGLAVSTLGADGRHEVAGLIADGLVEPAAAFRGRLVLTLKGRLLADAVVRRVLPA, encoded by the coding sequence ATGCCTAGCACTCTTCCCCTCGGCGACCCCGCGCCGTCGGACGGTCTGCTGCCCGCCCAGGCAGTGCACGGTTCGGCGGACCGGGCGTTCGGGCTGTATGTGCACATCCCGTTCTGCGCTGTGCGCTGCGGGTACTGCGATTTCAACACCTATACGGCCACGGAACTGGGCGACGGCGCCTCCCAGGATGCCTACGCCGGCACCGCTGCATCCGAAGTGACGATGGCGGCGAAGGTTCTCTCGGCGTCGGGCCTTCCTCCGCGGAAGCTGAGCACGGTGTTCTTCGGCGGGGGCACGCCCACGCTGCTTCCCGCGGACGACCTTGCCCTGATCCTCCGCAGGGCCATCGACCAGTGGGGAATTAACGACGGCGCTGAGGTCACCACGGAAGCGAACCCGGACTCGGTCACGCCGGAATCCCTCGCGGTCCTGAAGGAAGCAGGATTTACCCGTGTCTCCTTTGGCATGCAGTCCGCCGTCCCGCATGTCCTCAAGGTCCTGGACCGTACGCACACCCCAAGCCGGGTTCCACAGGTGGTCCGCTGGGCACGGGAAGCGGGACTGGCCGTGAGCCTGGACCTGATTTACGGAACGCCGGGGGAGTCCCTCGCCGACTGGCGCCATTCCCTGGAAACCGCCCTGTCCTACGAGCCCGACCACATCAGCGCCTATGCCCTGATTGTCGAGGACGGCACCAAGCTCGCGGCCCAGATCCGCCGTGGCGAGGTTCCCGGCATTGATGACGATGACCACGCCGACAAGTATGAGCTTGCCGATCAGTTGATCACCGAAGCCGGCCTGGGCTGGTACGAGGTCAGCAACTGGGCCCGCACACCGGAGCAGGCCTGCCGCCACAACCTCGCCTACTGGCGCGGCGATGACTGGTGGGGGATCGGCCCCGGTGCGCACTCCCATGTGGGCGGAGTCCGCTGGTGGAACGTCAAACACCCCACAGCCTATGCAGGCCGCCTGGCCCAGGGCCTCTCGCCTGCTGCCGGCCGGGAAACGCTGGACCCGGAGACCCGGAATGTGGAGCGGGTGATGCTTGAGGCACGGCTGCAGTCCGGGCTCGCAGTGTCCACGCTCGGTGCAGACGGCAGGCACGAGGTGGCCGGCCTGATCGCGGACGGCCTGGTGGAGCCCGCGGCAGCATTCCGGGGGCGGCTTGTCCTCACCCTCAAAGGCAGGCTGCTGGCTGATGCCGTGGTGCGCCGGGTCCTTCCGGCCTGA
- a CDS encoding DUF4870 domain-containing protein, with protein sequence MAENARDHRDSQGGQGRSEYHGVPANALPLTASEDRQWATLSHFGGILGCVPALLIYLIFRDRGPFTAQESKEALNFSLPPTIAAVVANILVFVPVVGNIFAVIATLIWIALTCFSVAAGIHVNRGQPHRYQYNLRWIK encoded by the coding sequence GTGGCAGAAAACGCACGTGATCACAGGGACAGCCAGGGCGGCCAGGGCCGTTCGGAGTACCATGGCGTCCCGGCGAATGCGCTGCCCCTGACGGCCAGCGAAGACAGGCAGTGGGCCACGCTCTCGCACTTCGGCGGGATCCTGGGCTGCGTTCCTGCACTCCTGATCTACCTGATCTTCCGCGACCGGGGCCCCTTCACCGCCCAGGAGTCCAAGGAGGCGCTGAACTTCAGCCTGCCTCCTACCATCGCCGCCGTGGTGGCCAACATCCTGGTGTTTGTGCCTGTGGTGGGCAACATCTTCGCCGTGATCGCCACACTGATCTGGATTGCGCTGACCTGCTTCTCCGTGGCCGCCGGCATCCATGTGAACCGTGGCCAGCCGCACCGGTACCAGTACAACCTCCGCTGGATCAAGTAG
- a CDS encoding 16S rRNA (uracil(1498)-N(3))-methyltransferase, whose translation MSNPVFFTASGSLDQMAPEGRFLLEGPEARHAVTVKRLAPGEPVDIVDGAGTRMSGKVLAASSAGLEVECTSLVVEARPGVRLVLVQALAKGDRDELAIETATELGIDAVIPWQSERSIVRWKGDRAAKAHAKWQSVVTAAAKQARRAWIPEVRPAVDTAGLAAAVEAADLAVILHEDAVRPLRVVLEAWFSTDAVEGPREVLLIVGPEGGISQREVTRLCGQGAVTALLGHHVLRSSTAGPAAVVLASDMLGRWAEPAV comes from the coding sequence GTGAGCAACCCCGTCTTTTTCACGGCGTCCGGGTCCTTGGACCAGATGGCTCCCGAAGGGCGTTTTCTCCTCGAGGGACCTGAGGCCCGGCACGCGGTGACCGTCAAGAGGCTGGCTCCGGGAGAGCCCGTGGATATCGTTGACGGCGCCGGCACCCGGATGAGCGGAAAAGTTCTCGCCGCCTCCTCCGCCGGGCTCGAGGTCGAATGCACGTCCCTTGTGGTTGAGGCCCGGCCAGGCGTCAGGCTGGTGCTGGTCCAGGCCCTGGCCAAGGGAGACCGGGATGAGCTGGCCATCGAAACCGCTACCGAACTGGGGATCGACGCCGTCATCCCGTGGCAGTCCGAACGGTCCATCGTGCGCTGGAAGGGGGACCGGGCGGCCAAGGCCCACGCAAAGTGGCAGTCCGTTGTTACCGCGGCGGCGAAGCAGGCCCGGCGCGCCTGGATCCCGGAGGTGCGTCCCGCCGTCGATACTGCCGGTCTAGCCGCCGCTGTGGAGGCGGCCGACCTGGCGGTCATTCTGCACGAGGACGCCGTGCGTCCCCTGCGGGTGGTGCTGGAAGCGTGGTTCTCAACTGATGCTGTGGAAGGGCCGCGGGAAGTGCTCCTGATCGTCGGCCCCGAAGGAGGCATCAGCCAGCGCGAGGTGACAAGGTTGTGCGGCCAAGGAGCCGTGACTGCCCTGCTGGGACACCATGTCCTGCGCTCATCCACGGCGGGCCCCGCCGCCGTCGTCCTCGCCAGCGACATGCTGGGGCGCTGGGCGGAGCCGGCAGTCTGA
- the ybeY gene encoding rRNA maturation RNase YbeY — MSIEVNNESGLQVDESELVALSRYIFEQLYIHPQAELSILLVDEPAMEKLHIELMDEPGATDVLSVPMDELTPGTPDRPTPQGMLGDIAVCPQVAKVQAKNAGHSLQDEMLLLTTHGILHLLGYDHAEPEEKAEMFGLQRELLSGFTGKEAPAETTQ; from the coding sequence GTGAGCATCGAGGTGAACAACGAGTCCGGGCTCCAGGTGGATGAATCGGAACTTGTTGCCTTGTCCAGGTACATCTTTGAGCAGCTGTACATTCATCCGCAGGCCGAACTGTCCATCCTCCTCGTGGACGAGCCGGCCATGGAGAAGCTCCACATCGAGCTGATGGACGAGCCCGGCGCCACCGACGTCCTGTCAGTGCCCATGGACGAACTGACCCCGGGCACTCCTGACCGGCCCACACCCCAAGGCATGCTCGGGGATATCGCCGTATGCCCGCAGGTGGCCAAGGTCCAGGCGAAGAACGCCGGCCACTCGCTGCAGGACGAGATGCTGCTGCTGACCACGCACGGCATCCTGCACCTGCTGGGTTATGACCACGCCGAGCCTGAGGAGAAGGCCGAGATGTTCGGGCTCCAGCGCGAACTCCTTTCCGGCTTCACCGGCAAAGAAGCGCCCGCCGAGACTACCCAGTGA
- a CDS encoding hemolysin family protein: MTPLLLVAMALAFLGIAAVLTAAEAAFNFLPRHDAEEALLKSRGTAMRRILAQPVAHIRALRFWRIWFEMASAVAVAVLLYSLLDNIWLAGLAATGIMALLGFVIVGVSPRQLGRLHSAAVVRFTAPMIRFLTWVLGPIPGWLVALGSAAAPGAPSGDEAFFSEQEFRELVDRASESDMIEDTEAEMIQSVFDFGDTLVRAVMVPRTDILSIEAGSSLRRAMSLFLRSGYSRIPVIGEDTDHILGIVYLKDVAAVLHELAPGEEPPLVDSLVREVRYVPESKPVSDLLRELQKESTHVAIVIDEYGGTAGLVTLEDLIEEIVGEIVDEYDTESAEAVELGDGSYRVSARMSIDDLGELFDIELDDDEVDTVGGLLAKALGRVPIVGSHVEVDGVSLRADRLEGRRNRVSHIIAAPVPKVDTDLEDLFQEAEATQQGVPREQEK; encoded by the coding sequence GTGACCCCTTTGCTCCTCGTCGCGATGGCCCTGGCTTTCCTCGGTATCGCGGCAGTACTGACCGCGGCTGAGGCCGCCTTCAATTTCCTCCCGCGCCACGACGCCGAGGAAGCACTCCTGAAGAGCCGCGGCACCGCCATGCGGCGGATCCTGGCCCAGCCCGTCGCCCATATCCGGGCCCTGCGGTTCTGGCGCATCTGGTTCGAGATGGCCTCCGCGGTTGCCGTCGCCGTCCTGCTCTACAGCCTGCTGGACAACATCTGGTTAGCAGGACTGGCTGCCACAGGCATCATGGCCCTGCTGGGGTTCGTTATTGTCGGTGTTTCGCCGCGCCAGCTCGGCAGGCTCCACTCAGCTGCCGTGGTGCGCTTCACCGCGCCGATGATCCGCTTCCTCACCTGGGTCCTGGGACCCATCCCGGGCTGGCTCGTGGCCTTGGGAAGCGCAGCTGCCCCCGGCGCACCCAGCGGCGATGAGGCTTTCTTCAGTGAGCAGGAATTCCGCGAACTGGTGGACCGGGCCAGCGAATCCGACATGATCGAGGACACCGAGGCTGAGATGATCCAGTCCGTCTTCGACTTCGGCGACACCCTGGTCCGGGCCGTCATGGTGCCCCGGACAGACATCCTCAGCATCGAAGCCGGCTCCAGCCTCCGCCGGGCCATGTCGCTCTTCCTCCGTTCGGGATATTCCAGGATTCCCGTCATCGGCGAAGATACGGACCACATCCTGGGCATCGTGTACCTCAAGGACGTAGCGGCAGTCCTCCACGAGCTGGCACCCGGCGAGGAACCGCCCCTGGTGGATTCCCTGGTCCGGGAAGTCCGGTACGTCCCCGAGTCGAAGCCGGTCAGCGACCTGCTGCGGGAGCTGCAAAAAGAATCCACGCACGTGGCCATCGTGATCGATGAGTACGGCGGCACCGCCGGCCTCGTCACCCTTGAGGACCTGATTGAGGAAATTGTGGGCGAAATCGTGGACGAGTACGACACCGAAAGTGCCGAGGCTGTGGAGCTTGGGGATGGCTCCTACCGCGTCAGCGCCCGGATGAGCATCGATGACCTCGGCGAGCTTTTTGACATCGAGCTCGACGACGACGAAGTGGACACCGTGGGCGGCCTGCTCGCCAAAGCGCTGGGCCGCGTGCCCATCGTCGGCAGCCACGTGGAAGTGGACGGGGTGTCGCTGCGGGCCGACAGGCTCGAAGGACGCCGTAACCGCGTCAGCCACATCATTGCGGCGCCCGTTCCAAAAGTAGACACTGACCTTGAAGACCTCTTCCAAGAGGCGGAAGCAACCCAGCAGGGAGTTCCACGTGAGCAAGAAAAATAA
- a CDS encoding GerMN domain-containing protein: protein MPETAEPRRAGRGLNVARSMVLAGLLVAVPVLTGCIAEPGPVPTGALASSPAATGGVSGAPSTSAPLETTQSSNKAPVYWIGRSNGNVFLYREFRDVPEQENPVTRALRAMMSEKPLDPDFFTPWQNPKQLATSISGKDVITVDVSEDAFNSNLDADMAARAIQQLVYTATAAAASSGLIDSGQQIRVRILVDGHTDYVAFNHVQLGSLMARTAGLVAPVWIIDPQEDVEVADGSVKITGRSTAPGSKLRWQILRSEENGNKTPFLTGETTAAAGPAQAGVFTLALTLPAGDYELRVVQTPDSDGQQGGSEDTRGFKVR, encoded by the coding sequence TTGCCGGAAACCGCAGAGCCCCGCCGGGCCGGAAGAGGATTGAATGTCGCCCGTTCAATGGTTCTTGCCGGGCTCCTGGTCGCGGTACCTGTCCTGACCGGCTGCATTGCCGAACCGGGCCCGGTTCCCACCGGCGCACTTGCCTCAAGTCCCGCCGCCACGGGCGGCGTTTCCGGTGCACCGTCCACCAGCGCGCCGCTGGAGACCACGCAGTCCTCCAACAAAGCACCGGTCTACTGGATCGGCCGCAGCAACGGCAATGTCTTCCTCTACCGCGAGTTCAGGGATGTTCCGGAGCAGGAAAATCCCGTGACGCGGGCCCTGCGCGCCATGATGTCCGAAAAGCCCCTGGACCCGGACTTCTTCACCCCGTGGCAGAACCCAAAGCAGCTGGCAACGTCGATTTCCGGCAAGGACGTCATCACCGTTGATGTGTCGGAGGATGCCTTCAACAGCAACCTGGACGCCGACATGGCGGCCAGGGCCATCCAGCAGCTGGTGTATACGGCCACCGCGGCGGCGGCCAGCTCCGGGCTCATCGACTCCGGGCAGCAGATCCGCGTACGCATACTGGTGGACGGTCACACCGACTACGTGGCGTTCAACCACGTGCAGCTGGGTTCCCTGATGGCCCGCACGGCAGGGCTCGTGGCTCCGGTGTGGATCATCGACCCCCAGGAAGACGTTGAGGTGGCTGATGGCAGCGTCAAGATCACCGGGCGGAGCACGGCCCCCGGCAGCAAGCTCCGCTGGCAGATCCTGCGCTCCGAGGAGAACGGAAACAAGACCCCGTTCCTGACCGGCGAAACAACCGCTGCAGCTGGCCCTGCGCAGGCCGGAGTGTTTACGCTTGCCCTGACCCTGCCCGCCGGGGACTACGAACTCCGCGTGGTGCAAACCCCCGACTCCGATGGCCAGCAGGGCGGCAGCGAAGACACCCGGGGATTCAAAGTACGCTAG
- a CDS encoding PhoH family protein, which yields MTESANGKRRLVTGESTAGEFPHTLPGVRTEVVLFDNSDQMVQSLGSHDEALRFIEEQFPDVNFHVRGNELSISGPATDVPRIMRLLHEVRGLVARGTVISPAVLQQLVALLRSQSMQNPVDVLTHDILSSRGKTIRPKTLNQKNYVDAIDANTVIFGIGPAGTGKTYLAMAKAVQALQQKEVSRIILTRPAVEAGERLGFLPGTLSDKIDPYLRPLYDALHDMMDPESIPRLMAAGTIEVAPLAYMRGRTLNDAFIILDEAQNTTPEQMKMFLTRLGFGSRMVVTGDVTQVDLPFGTRSGLRIVEEILQGIEGVNFSVLDAADVVRHRLVGDIVNAYSIWDDVQRNRVKHSAGREKRGEHA from the coding sequence ATGACTGAATCAGCTAACGGAAAGCGCAGGCTTGTCACCGGCGAGAGCACAGCGGGAGAGTTTCCCCATACACTCCCTGGCGTCCGCACCGAAGTAGTCCTCTTCGACAACTCCGACCAGATGGTTCAGTCCCTCGGCAGCCATGATGAAGCCTTGCGGTTCATCGAAGAACAATTCCCTGACGTGAACTTTCACGTCCGCGGAAACGAGCTTTCCATCAGCGGACCGGCCACGGACGTGCCGCGGATCATGCGGCTCCTCCACGAGGTCCGGGGACTTGTGGCACGCGGCACGGTCATCAGCCCGGCAGTACTGCAGCAACTCGTGGCCCTGCTCCGCAGCCAGTCCATGCAGAACCCGGTGGACGTGCTGACCCACGACATCCTGTCCAGCCGCGGCAAAACGATCCGGCCGAAGACGCTGAACCAGAAGAACTACGTTGATGCCATCGATGCCAACACCGTGATCTTCGGGATCGGTCCAGCCGGTACGGGAAAGACCTACCTTGCCATGGCCAAGGCCGTCCAGGCCCTGCAGCAGAAAGAGGTCAGCCGCATCATCCTGACCCGGCCGGCGGTCGAAGCAGGGGAGCGGCTTGGTTTCCTGCCCGGCACCTTGAGCGACAAAATCGATCCGTACCTGCGCCCGCTGTACGACGCCCTGCACGACATGATGGACCCGGAGTCCATTCCGCGGCTCATGGCAGCAGGAACCATCGAAGTGGCGCCGCTCGCCTATATGCGCGGCCGCACCCTTAATGACGCCTTCATCATCCTCGACGAGGCGCAGAACACCACGCCCGAGCAGATGAAGATGTTCCTCACCAGGCTGGGATTCGGGTCCAGGATGGTGGTTACGGGCGACGTCACCCAGGTGGACCTGCCCTTCGGCACTCGGTCCGGGCTGCGGATCGTCGAGGAAATCCTGCAGGGCATAGAGGGCGTGAACTTTTCCGTCCTGGACGCCGCGGACGTGGTCCGGCACCGGCTGGTGGGCGACATCGTTAATGCCTACAGCATCTGGGACGACGTCCAGCGGAACAGGGTCAAGCATTCGGCAGGCCGGGAAAAACGGGGGGAACACGCGTGA